Proteins from a genomic interval of Mycobacterium conspicuum:
- a CDS encoding MFS transporter has translation MIATRPSAGFVSAAPARPVALTSRVMVVAVMVSMVAFLDSTVVNLALPATERDLGGGLCLQQWVVDGYLLALAAAILPGGSISDLFGRVPVMRFGLLAFGAGSLLAATAAAPDVLIAGRLVQGLGGAFLVPGSLAMINSTFDRTERSKAIGSWTAWTATAFALGPLLGGLVVDLLGWRWIYALSAIPMLIGFALTFWLPAMPGPARRARVDVVGAVLSATGLAGTVYALIEAGKHGWAHRGILAPLVVGIAALLAFVAWERRAPHPLVPVGLFAIRNFLSANLITAFVYGALTMASLAVALYTQEVAGYCATVAGLVTLASPVLSFLFAKRVGALATRIGSRVFLTAGPVLAGIGLLLIRPGHGFNIATQLLPGMIVLAIGMVLTNTPLTAVNLSAIDESNSGIAAAMQNAVGRTSALTSVACMGLITAGALTDASFARLLQVAAALFFVGAAVSRVTINQRTS, from the coding sequence ATGATCGCGACACGGCCCTCCGCCGGCTTCGTTTCTGCGGCTCCCGCCCGGCCGGTCGCGCTGACCAGCCGGGTCATGGTGGTGGCCGTCATGGTGTCGATGGTTGCCTTCCTTGACAGCACCGTCGTGAACCTGGCACTGCCGGCCACTGAACGCGACCTCGGCGGCGGGTTGTGCCTGCAGCAGTGGGTGGTGGACGGTTACCTGCTGGCGCTGGCGGCCGCGATTCTGCCCGGCGGTTCCATCTCCGATTTGTTTGGACGCGTGCCGGTAATGCGCTTCGGGTTACTCGCCTTCGGCGCGGGCTCGCTGCTGGCGGCCACTGCGGCCGCCCCGGACGTGCTGATCGCCGGGCGACTCGTCCAGGGCCTCGGCGGCGCGTTTTTGGTGCCCGGCTCCCTGGCGATGATCAATTCCACCTTCGACCGTACGGAGCGCTCGAAGGCCATCGGGTCCTGGACCGCCTGGACCGCTACCGCCTTCGCGCTCGGCCCGTTGCTGGGCGGATTGGTGGTCGACCTGCTGGGCTGGCGATGGATTTATGCGTTGTCGGCGATCCCGATGCTCATCGGTTTCGCGTTGACGTTCTGGCTTCCCGCGATGCCCGGGCCGGCCAGGCGCGCCCGTGTCGACGTCGTCGGGGCGGTGTTGTCGGCGACCGGGCTGGCCGGCACCGTCTACGCGCTCATCGAAGCGGGGAAGCACGGCTGGGCCCACCGCGGCATCCTCGCGCCCCTGGTCGTCGGGATCGCGGCCCTGTTGGCGTTCGTGGCATGGGAGCGCCGCGCCCCGCACCCTTTGGTGCCCGTCGGTCTGTTCGCCATCCGAAACTTCTTGAGCGCCAATCTGATTACCGCTTTCGTCTACGGTGCCCTCACCATGGCCTCGCTGGCCGTCGCGCTCTACACCCAAGAGGTCGCCGGCTACTGCGCGACCGTCGCTGGCCTGGTCACCCTGGCCAGCCCGGTGCTGTCATTTCTGTTCGCCAAGCGCGTCGGCGCGCTCGCGACCCGGATCGGGTCACGGGTGTTTCTGACGGCAGGTCCGGTGCTGGCCGGGATCGGGCTGCTGCTCATCCGGCCCGGTCACGGATTCAACATCGCTACCCAGCTGCTGCCCGGGATGATCGTCCTGGCCATCGGCATGGTGCTCACCAACACGCCCCTCACCGCGGTGAACCTGTCTGCAATCGACGAATCCAACAGCGGAATCGCCGCAGCAATGCAAAACGCGGTGGGTCGCACGTCGGCGCTGACCTCGGTGGCCTGCATGGGACTGATCACCGCCGGCGCCCTCACCGATGCCAGCTTCGCGCGACTGCTCCAGGTCGCGGCGGCGTTGTTCTTCGTCGGCGCCGCGGTCAGCCGCGTCACCATCAATCAAAGGACAAGCTAA